The Deinococcus fonticola genome includes the window AAACGCCGCCTGAGCAAGCAAAGCCAGAAAGGACATCTGGTGGTCGGTCTCCAGCGCGACGAGCTCGTCGACAATCCGGGTGGCTCTTAAGGCGGCCACCTGATACTGCTTGCGTGTGAGCAGTTGTCCCAACCCAGCGTGGAGCAGCTCAGCCTGCTCCTGCACTATGCCGCGCGCCGCTTCATCCTCCACGCCGAGCTGGCCGATGATTTTGATCGCAGAGATGATCAGCTGCTCACAGAGGGGCCAGTGGTGCTGGGGGATGGTCTGAGCCTGCATATCCCCAGTTTACACACTATCGTGTTCAACACTTTAGTGTGTAGAGAGGAGACCGACTTCTTCTGATAGTGGATGGCGTGCCATCCACCGCTCGTCAACGCTTCGCCGACGCTCTGCGCCGCCTCCGCCAGGAGAAAGGTCTTTCCCAGGAAGAACTGGCCGAGAAAGCAGACCTGCACCGCAATTACGTCGGTTCGGTCGAACGTGGAGAACGCAATGTCGGGGTGGACAATATGGAGAGATTGGCCCAGGCGCTCGGGGTGGAACTGGTCGACATGCTTGGCCGCAGCGACGATTCACCCCCTGGAAGTTGACAATTCACCCTCGCGTCCACACGCTGAAATGACCTGACAAGGGCTTGAGCCTTCGAAACTAAGGCCCTTGCCAGGAATCCAAATGTGTTGGAGACGAGATGAATGATACCCCTTACGCCCAGATGCGATTGAATCGGGCACAGCAGCGTTATCTGGGCCTCTACGGCCAGCCCGTCAGGCACGGCCTGGCGGCGGAAGACCCCTTGGCACGAGTCGAGTGCGCCCGGTCGCTCCTCCCCTTTTTCCACGCCCGACTTGAAGGCGGCGGCAGTTATCAGTTCGGTGCGCTGTTCGGATACCGAGCGGGCACCAGCCTGAAGATTGAGCATGCTTTGCCTGCCGGGTATGGCCCGCGGCCCCTGTTTGACCTGGATGCGAGTTACCTGCTCGGCGCAAGTGACGCCTTTCAGCAGTGCCATCCAGACATTGACTGGACGGGAATCTGGCTGATGCGTCCTGACAGCTGTCTCCCCCACCAACGTGAAATCGAGGACGTCCTGGAAGAAGCCAGGGCCACCCGCCTGCTCGCCGAGGAACTGTGCCTCATGTGGGCCGGCTGGGAAGACGGCGTCCTCGTCTGTCTCCCGTATGTCCTCTCTGAACCTGGTGGAGTAGCTGTGCCGCTGGGCTGCAACATCGGATACATGCTGGAGTAGGCAGGAGGCACGTCCTCGAAGCTTTAGTCTGTGCCTTTACGGCCCCACAGTTTCCCGACACCTTTGGGCCGTTTTCAGAGAAAAAGCTGTTCAGTAGGCAAAACGTGTTTTCCCTCATATGGGTCTCAAAGTGGGGCTGAAAGTAGTGCCTGAACCAGGGGAAGTGCTTCTGACTTGGGCTTCATCAGAGCCTGTTTGATGGCCTGAAGACCTTCCTCTGTTAAGGCATCCAGAGCGTCCTGAGCCATTGGGGAGAGGGGACGCCCCAGCTTGACTTTCATAAGGCTCTCTACCACCGTTTTAAGGTCAAGCGGGGCTTCATCCGGAGTCACGGTCTGCTTTTTCTTTGGCGGGGCCTTTACGTCCTTCTGAGGAGCGGCGTAACCCCATTTCCCTGGTTCCTTCACCGCATCGACCAGGGAAGCGGAGAGTGAGCGGGCTTTCCAGCCTGCGGCAATCTTCTCCTCCACCAGTCGAACTGCCGTCGGAATTCGCTCCGGGTAGTCCGCAGACAGGGACTCCGCCACTGGCCGTGACACACCATGCTTCATCAGCAGTTCCGTTAAGGCGGGTTGGGGCAGGCTGTTGAACCTGTAGGTCACTGTGCCGTTAAATCCACGTCCCGAGAATTCAGCAGCCTTGAGGTAGCCTTGCTCCTGCAGCTGCGTGTGGGACAGTTCCAGAACCCGACGCGCGTTCCCAACCCTCCCCTCTTCGATGCCGCAGGCCCTGACCCAGTCCCTGAGCGGAACCTGTAATTCTGAAGTGAGCGAACCGTTCTTTTGCACCCGGTGCGCCTGAATGACGCGGTACAGGCTGCGGGTTGGCGGCTGTGTCAGGCGGGAGAGCAGCTCGGCGTCCAGCATCTGATAGAGACCCGCTCGGATGGAGTCAGCAAAAGTCGGCGAGAACACCACTTCGATGGGCAGGCGCTCCTCAAGCTGGCGGTCTTCAAATGGTCGGTGTTCCCCACTGGTGTCCAGGAGGCGCAGCTCTGAAATGAGACCTAGAACTGAAGTACTTCCAACGTTCTTCTGACGCTTTTCGTCCCAGGAACTCTGCAACATTTTCCACTTCACGCCGCTGAGCCGCACCAGGCCATCACGTAGGCGCTGGTAAGACTTCCCTGAGTTGGCGAGGGTCGTCAATTCCAGAATCTCGGACGGGTACACTTCCATGCGGTCATTCGGAGGGCAACCAGCGCGGAAAAACAGGGTCTGTAATGCCAGGAGCACGTCGCTATCCACACCATGGGGGCGGCCAAAGATGGCATCGCCCTGGATTCGGTAGAGCGTCCCCCCTACCTCGTAGTCCACTTGCCAGGAATCCCGGCCTTCAGGAAGGGTGCGCTGCACACTGATGATGCCCGCCCTGGTGAGGTCAAGTTCGCTGATTCGGAGGGTGTCCACTGTCCTTGATTGTAACAATCATTTGTAAAGAACTAATTGAATGAATGTCATTCAAGAGCCCCGTTTTGAGGTGAAAAACATCGTATTTATCGCAAAACGGTTCGAAAAATGACTCACAAGTATCGTCAAAACAGCTCACAAGTATCGTCAAAACAGCTCACAAGTATCGTCAAAACAGCTCACAAGTATCGTCAAAACAGCTCACAAGTATCGTTCCCTGATGCGCCCTCCAGGCTGTTAAGGGCCAGAATCCGCGATACTTGTGAGTCATTTCCGCGATACTTGTGAGTCATTTCCGCGATACTTGTGAGTCATTTCCGCGATACTTGTGAGTCATTTCCGCGATACTTGTGAGTCATTTCCGCGATACTTGTGAGTCATTTCCGGAGGGGTGGAAGCCTGTTTCTTCGAGGGTAAGCCCTGCCTCACGCCTTGCTGTGCTGGTCTAAAAGTTCAACAGGAGCGGCATATCCTCGGCGCTTCTCGGCTCTTGTTGTGCGCGTGGTTTGAGTGGCGGCTCATGCCCTTGCCAGAGCAGGACATGGTCGAACAGACTGCCTTGCGGGACAGCTGGGATTGCCTGGAAGTACTCTGGAAATAGGCTCGGCATCCCGGTTTGAACGCGGCGATAGTGAAATTCAGCGTGCGCGTGAACCCGCTGGCTGGGGAGCACAATGAGGTTTGCCGGTTCGTTATTGAGGCTGTCGCCATCACGGTGGTGAACTACCTCGCGTGGAAGAAGGGGACGGCCTAGAACCTGTTCCGCAAGGAGGCGGTGAGTAAGCACCCTTTTGCCGGTTATTGGGTCGCGGCTATGTGCGTACACTTTGCGCCGTCTCATGACTTACTCTCCTTGAAATCAGGCTACATGGTTGGCTTTAAATCCTGTACCTGTTCGTGACCGTTCAGACCATCTAGGGTGTTACCAGCAGTCCAGTTAATGTTCAATGTTGGTGTTACCTGAGCAAGGTCAACTAAGACCAGGCGTAACGTCTGTCCACTTGCCACCTTAAAGTTCAACGGGCCAGTGGGGATATCTGGCACCCATGGATAAACGAGCCAGACCTCTCTGGTTTGAGACGTAGATTGGAAAATCTCGCTGTAGGCCACCATCTGGTACGCATCAGCATTGGAAACACCGAGGGTGGTCAGTTTATCTGGGGACAGCCGCTTCCATTTCGTATCGGCCACGATAAGGGGCCGCGTCGGATGTTCAAGGAGTAAATCTGGCCGAATGGGGAACGCGGCTTTGCCTTTGGAACCGTCGGCATTGAGCCGGTGGCCGAGGGATTTTCCTTTCTCCTGTGTTTTGACGGTCCACTCCGGATTCTGCTTTCGGAGCAGTTCGGCGATGTACTCCTCGAAGATGACATTCATATCGAAAAGCACGGCGGTCGCCCGGCTCCTCTCCCCTGCCGTGAGGGGGTTCAATTCCTCCAGGATGAGCTTGCAAACGCTCTTGGCCGGCGTAAAGTGCGCGTACCCACGTTCCAGTTCCCAGGCCTGGAAGTCTTTCTTCACTTCCCGGCTTGATGGTACCCCTTCCAGGCTGGCGAGCAGCTCCCTGGCTATCCGGCGGTTGTCGCTGCGTAAAGTATGGCGGGCGATGCGTTCCAGTGCCAGACGCACCAGTCTCGGCTCCGGGCGGTCGGGCAGGAACTCGTCATAGCTCACGTGGAGCAGATGCGCCCGGTATGGGGGCTGGTTGGCTTGCCTGGGCGTATTCAGGCGGCCACGCAGGCCAATACGTTCTTCTTCGACGTTGAGGTAGGTGTGGGGGATTCCACGTCGAATGGCTGTCTTCAGAATCTCCAGGGCGTATCGGAGGACGACCTCGAACAGGGGCATTCTGGCCGGGTCGAGGTCAGCTGGAAGGGCCGTCCTATAGTTCTCCCCTGCTGCTGCGAGCATCCTTACCAGCAGTGCCCGACTCTGCTCAATGGCCGTCTCAGTGTCAGTATTTCCTGAGCGCTCGTGGGTTTTGGGAAGGATTTCCAGGGTTGCCCCAGTGCTGACGCGAATCACGCCCACCCACTGGCGTAGGCGAAGGGCAGGCTGACTTCCTTTGAGGGTCGGGCGGGCCAGAACCTCACTCTCCCCCTGCTTGCCAGCCACGGGGCGCTGCACGAACGTTCTGAGCTCGTCGAACGCCTGTGGAGGGAAAGCGTGAACCCCTGGCCCGCTTCCTTCCGGCTTTGGCCCCCGCACTATCAGGTCGTACTCGCGGGCCACGACGTACGTCATAGCTTGCTGTACACCTGCTGAAAAGCGGACAGCCGTTTGAAGGCCTCATCGTTGT containing:
- a CDS encoding replication initiator protein A, producing the protein MDTLRISELDLTRAGIISVQRTLPEGRDSWQVDYEVGGTLYRIQGDAIFGRPHGVDSDVLLALQTLFFRAGCPPNDRMEVYPSEILELTTLANSGKSYQRLRDGLVRLSGVKWKMLQSSWDEKRQKNVGSTSVLGLISELRLLDTSGEHRPFEDRQLEERLPIEVVFSPTFADSIRAGLYQMLDAELLSRLTQPPTRSLYRVIQAHRVQKNGSLTSELQVPLRDWVRACGIEEGRVGNARRVLELSHTQLQEQGYLKAAEFSGRGFNGTVTYRFNSLPQPALTELLMKHGVSRPVAESLSADYPERIPTAVRLVEEKIAAGWKARSLSASLVDAVKEPGKWGYAAPQKDVKAPPKKKQTVTPDEAPLDLKTVVESLMKVKLGRPLSPMAQDALDALTEEGLQAIKQALMKPKSEALPLVQALLSAPL
- a CDS encoding helix-turn-helix domain-containing protein, which encodes MPSTARQRFADALRRLRQEKGLSQEELAEKADLHRNYVGSVERGERNVGVDNMERLAQALGVELVDMLGRSDDSPPGS
- a CDS encoding HNH endonuclease; the protein is MRRRKVYAHSRDPITGKRVLTHRLLAEQVLGRPLLPREVVHHRDGDSLNNEPANLIVLPSQRVHAHAEFHYRRVQTGMPSLFPEYFQAIPAVPQGSLFDHVLLWQGHEPPLKPRAQQEPRSAEDMPLLLNF
- a CDS encoding McrC family protein, which produces MTYVVAREYDLIVRGPKPEGSGPGVHAFPPQAFDELRTFVQRPVAGKQGESEVLARPTLKGSQPALRLRQWVGVIRVSTGATLEILPKTHERSGNTDTETAIEQSRALLVRMLAAAGENYRTALPADLDPARMPLFEVVLRYALEILKTAIRRGIPHTYLNVEEERIGLRGRLNTPRQANQPPYRAHLLHVSYDEFLPDRPEPRLVRLALERIARHTLRSDNRRIARELLASLEGVPSSREVKKDFQAWELERGYAHFTPAKSVCKLILEELNPLTAGERSRATAVLFDMNVIFEEYIAELLRKQNPEWTVKTQEKGKSLGHRLNADGSKGKAAFPIRPDLLLEHPTRPLIVADTKWKRLSPDKLTTLGVSNADAYQMVAYSEIFQSTSQTREVWLVYPWVPDIPTGPLNFKVASGQTLRLVLVDLAQVTPTLNINWTAGNTLDGLNGHEQVQDLKPTM